The Humulus lupulus chromosome 7, drHumLupu1.1, whole genome shotgun sequence region tttcatctattattgaatgttaaagcatattacacttagttcttcattatgcaaaaatatgatattatttgattaaatgtttttcattaaattgttcacatctaattcttagagcataagtatcatattttgcctaaacataatctctttgattttttgtagtttcattaggttgtaacacaactaatgcttagaaattatattttatataagtgaagaaaaatcctacctttttgaaagagtaacttgtgcttgaatagaaaatatatttaaaaaaatatatatatatatagtgtgatttatttcaactatatcaaaacttgggaatcaatatacttataaatactattgaacttgcattttgtggattctaaaatcttaataatcttattttatatatctcatttgaaaaccattttttctatttaatcttaaatctttttattacttgtcttttatttttctaaaacaaaatctcatcaaatatttggaactaggttagaatattattgctttgtttgaaatagtttcttttgatgttagtcaactcccatgggttcgacctcgtacttacatgaacattatattccgaaacgattcgtgcacttgcgagtttaattattaaaacatcccgttttgggtccaacaaTTCGCCAAATTCTCCGAATCCATACAACAATATAAGTCTAGAGGATATCATAATTGCAGAGTGTACTGGCGATCATGATGATCAATATTTCAAAGCGCTCATGGATGGGGGTAGCTCAACAAGACAAGGAAGAAAGAGAGCCCACATTGATAGAGGGCATGTAGAAGGACACCAACGTTTGTTCGATGACTACTTTTCTGATGAACCGGTGTATACAGAATATCAATTTCGAAGAAGATTTAGAATGTGTAGACATGTATTCCTACACATAGTGCAAGCTCTAGAAAATCATTCAGAGTATTTCCATACGAGGTTTGATGCAGTCGGTAGAAGGGGGCTTTCACCATTACAAAAGTGCACCGCTGCTATGCGAATGTTGGTATATGGAGCGCCTGCCGattatgttgatgagtatgttcgaATTGGTGAAACTACCGCTATTGAATGTCTAGTCAATTTCGTTCGAGGAGTGAATGATATTTTTGGGACCGAATATTTAAGACGGCCCAATGCTGGGGACATTCGTCGCTTACTTCAAATAGGGGAGGTGCGTGGTTTTCCAGGCATGTTGGGAAGCATTAATTGTATGCACTGAGAATGGAAAAATTGCCCAGTTGCATGGAAAGGACAATTCACGCGAGGTGATCACGGCAGGCCAACAATCATGCTCGAAGCAGTTGCATCACAAGATCTCTGGATATGGCATGCATTTTTTGGTGTTCCGGGATCCAATAATGATCTGAACGTGTTAAATCAATCCCCATTATTCACTGAAATCTTACAAGGGCAAGCTCCAAGAGTTGAGTTTACAATAAATGACACACAATACAACAAGGGGTACTATCTAACAGATGGTATCTATCCAGAGTGGGTACATTTGTTAAAACTATCCCACTACCTCaaggagagaaaataaaattatttgctcAATGCCAAGAAGCGGTACGTAAAGATGTTGAGCGAGCATTTGGAGTATTTCAATCTCGTTTTGCTATTGTACGAGGACCAGCACGTTTTTGGCAAAGAGATGTTCTCAAAGATATTATGTATGCATGCATCATATTGCACAATATTATTGTCGAGGATGAAAGAGATGCATATGAGAGTTTGGTTAATTTTAATTATGATGACGGCCCTAAAGACACCCTAACAGTTGAAGTATTGCATGGACCTATTTCCGACTTCTCGACAATGCTGTAAAGAAATGCTGAAATTCGTGATAGAAATATTCATCGCAATCTTCAAGCAGACTTGGTGGAACACATATGGTCAAAATTTGGAAatcattttaattagttttttttaattatgttagattgattAATTACGATTATGTCATTtcataagttttttttaaatttagtcTAATTTAAATATCATgtactatttatttatattaatatatgaatttaaaaaatttagtatgataatatttataattataaaatgatatattaaataataatatgcgGGGACCATGGTTGGCAATTTTTAAGGTAGCTTGCATTGGAGTATTTTTAAGAAATATGTTGCTAAAAGTGATgtggatgagagagaaaataaaaaattatattttttagttgattTAGACATTTTAGGCAATGGTTGGGGTAGTTTACATTGGAGATGCTCTAAGGTACCAAATTGAGAAGAAAGAATATAAAAAGCAGTCCACTAGCTGTAAAATTTATTTCCATTTAATGAAAAAAGATAAGATtgaattttgtcaaaaaaaaaaaagaaaaaaagataagGATGAATGATAAattggtttttaaatttttttaattttgtttggcACATAAGATAAGAGGGTAAGAACAATATAAACTATAAAAGTTTTGTAGATTTTTTTCGCTGTTGAAAGTTTTGTAGCCATTTATTTCGTGGTGGaatatgaaaatataaaagtttaTTGATGAACTCAAATatttgatgaaaattataagtttTATTGTGCAACAAAAAAATGTTGGACTAAAATAATAAACGAAATGAAGAAATGAGGACGAGGTTCGATATTTATAATGATTTTGATCGGTGAGAAATTatagagaaagaaaaaataaatagttT contains the following coding sequences:
- the LOC133791374 gene encoding uncharacterized protein LOC133791374, giving the protein MDGGSSTRQGRKRAHIDRGHVEGHQRLFDDYFSDEPVYTEYQFRRRFRMCRHVFLHIVQALENHSEYFHTRFDAVGRRGLSPLQKCTAAMRMLVYGAPADYVDEYVRIGETTAIECLVNFVRGVNDIFGTEYLRRPNAGDIRRLLQIGEVRGFPGMLGSINCMH